GGGCGACCAGATACAGATTTTTTGATGAAACAATAAATATTATAAAAAATAGAAGAATGAATATTCTGTTCCCAGGCCATATACCAGTCCGCAGAGAACGGCAATATACCTTTTGAGGGTGAACAGCCTTTCAGTTCTTTATAAAGTTTCAACAGCTTGCGACGACTGAGGCCAGTTTCGCTCTCCAGAACCTGCATTCTGGCGCCAAAAGTAATTAACTCAATGGCGATTTGCGCGTCCCTGATTTCAGACATAATGCTTTTATCACACATCATGTCATCCCTCATGCGGCTTTGCTTTCGTTGTCTTCAGAAAGCAAATTGCTCGATAAAATAATGCCAGTATGAAAACGCTGAAGCGCATCGATACGGGATTCTTTTGTCAAACAAGCAATCAGTGCTTCATCATCAATACGCAGTCGGCTAATTAACTGACCGGTTGATGACAATTTAATGAGCTGCGGAAGAGATAACCCCTTGATGGTTTCCATCGTGGTTTCGTTCAACCCAAGGTGAAAACCTGCCGCAATGTTATCTTCGCGAATCAGACGCTGTGCCAGTAACAGATAGGACAGGTTCAGATCCTCAATAGACTGCATTTGCTCATTCATATTTTGTTCGTGCATGTGTTTGCTCCTGAGAACAACATGTCAACAATCTGTTAACGATGTTTTTCTTAATTTAATAAAAGCGAGCAACCACTTATTTCGACAATAAAAAAACAAATAACAATTTAATAATAAATGAACTTCATACTACGGCGCATCATAGTGCGCTTATTGAGTAGTTTCTTAAGGGAGTATTCTTAAGACGAAAATAAGGATACACAAAAGAAAGTCGGCTAACAATACAATTGAAAGTAAAAAAGTAGGCGTTTCGTTAGTTTAAATAGATGGTGGCGGCAGTTTTCTTCTCTTTTTCAACAGGATGCATTTATTTGGTGAATATTCTTGATATTAATAATTTAGCGGCGCTAAATGATAAGGAAATACATTCTTATCTATTTGATGTGTTTGCGTAAATGAAGTTACAGGATAAATGTTAATGAATTTTAATAGGCTGTTACTTATTGGCTGAATATAAATTCAGATGTTGCGCGGTATTAACAAAATGCATAAAAAAGGCGATGACGGATATCATCGCCTTTGATAACCAGATGACTTAGTTAGAGAGTTTCCACGCCATTCCCCAGTTCAGACCGACGCCCGGCTCATAATGCAGCTGAGAAAACTCACCGGCCTGAGAACACCAGCCTGCAACAACGCACTCAAAGTTTTTGCCTTTGTGCGTCACCACATCACCGGCTTTATACGCGGTGCCGAAGGCCCACTGCGGGTAGCCGCCGTCATCATTGCTGGCCTGCGCCGCAACGGTGATGGTCTTCGTCAGCACGCGGGATTGCGTTCCGGCTTTCACCGTGACATTCACCGCCAGGGTTTGCGGCTGGCTGGTTTTGGCGACGGTAAAGCGCTGGGACGCGAGGCCATTGCTGCCGCCCTGCGCGCCTGCTGGCAGCGACCAGTTATAGGTTGGCGCGCTGGTTGCTGCTTGTGCGGAGGTGACGAAGCCGTTGAAGGTCACGCTGTCGCCGTTATCCGTGGAGGAGAGCGTCATTTGCAGCGCGTTAATAAACGCGGCATCGGTGTTCGGCACCTCTTTCGCCGGAACGGTGATGGTCTTCGTCAGCACGCGGGATTGCGTTCCGGCTTTCACCGTGACATTCACCGCCAGGGTTTGCGGCTGGCTGGTTTTGGCGACGGTAAAGCGCTGGGACGCGAGGCCATTGCTGCCGCCCTGCGCGCCTGCTGGCAGCGACCAGTTGTAGGTTGGCGCGCTGGTTGCTGCTTGTGCGGAAGTAACGTTGCCGCTGAAGGTCACGCTGTCGTCGTTGTCGGTGGAGGAGAGCGTCATTTGCAGCGCGTTAATAAACGCGGCATCGGTGTTCGTCACTTCTTTCGCCGGAACGGTGATGGTCTTCGTCAGCACGCGGGATTGCGTTCCGGCTTTCACCGTGACATTCACCGCCAGGGTTTGCGGCTGGCTGGTTTTGGCGACGGTAAAGCGCTGGGACGCGAGGCCATTGCTGCCGCCCTGCGCACCTGCTGGCAGCGACCAGTTATAGGTTGGCGCGCTGGTTGCAGCTTGTGCGGAAGTAACGTTGCCGTTGAAGGTCACGCTGTCGCCGTTATCGGTAGTGGAGAACGCCATTTGCAGCGCGTTAATAAACGCGGCGTCGTTGTTCTGCACGGTTTCACCGATCACTTTGATCGTGTGTGTCGCGGTGGCGGTACGGGTGCCCTGCGCGGTGTTGGTGGCGGTCACTTCAGCCACATAGTCACCAGCTGTCAGTCCAGACTGGATCTGGCCGCTCTGATCGATGCCGTTGCTGACCACCTGGCCGCCCTTCAGCAGACGCCAGGCATAGCCTGCCTGCTCGAAGTTCGCCTGGGTATACAGTTTCGCCGGGCTGGCGGTATCCATGCTTTTCACACCGGCAATGACGACTGCCGGTTTCGCCACCACGATGACCACTTCTGTGGAAGTGGCTTTGCCATTGCTGTTGGTGGCCGTCACCTGGAAGCGCGCCTGAGTGTCGCCCGCATTCGCCGGTACAGAGATGATGGTACGGTCGCTGGTGCTACCGCCGAGGCGAATGTTGCTGTTACCGGAAATGAATTTCCACTCCCAGGCGACGTTGGTCTGATCGCTGCTGGCAACAACCGGGTAGCTCCAGGCCATATTGCTGGCAACGGTGTTGATAATGCGACGATCGACGTTGAGGACCGGTGCTTTGTCGTTTTCGCCGTCGTTGCTGGTCAGCGCCGGAACGGTAAGCGTCTGCGCCAGCACGCGGGATTCGGTACCGGCGTTCACCGTGACGTTCACCGTCAGCGTTTGCGGCTGGCTGGTTTTGGTGATGGTGAAACGCTGGGAAGGCAGGCCGTCAGTGCTGCCCTGTGCGCCCGCTGGCAGCGCCCAGTGATAAGACGGCGTGCTGGTCGCCGCTTGTGTGGAAGTGACGTTGCCGTTGAAGGTCACGCTGCGTTCGTTATCGGTGGCGGAAATCGCCATCTGCAATGCCTGAATGAAGGCGGCATCGTTGTTCTGTACCGCTTCACCGGTCACATTAATACTGTGGCGGGTGGTGGCCGTGCGCGTGCCCTGCGCGGTATTGGTGGCCGTCACTTCTGCCATATAGTTGCCCGCAGGCAGACCGGCTTTGATCTGGCCGTTCTGATCGATGCCGCCAGTCACTGGCTGGCCATTTTTCAGCAACTGCCAGGCATAGCTTGCCTGCTCAAAGTTTGCCTGAGCGAACATTCTGGCCGGGCTGTTGGTGTCCATGCTGTCCACGCCGACGATAACCACCGTCGGTTGTGTAACAACGATCGTGACGTCGGTGGTGGAGGATTTACCGCTGCCGTTGGTCGCCGTCACCTGGAAACGCGCCTGAGTATCGCCCACGTTGCCCGGGACGATAATCGAGGTGCTGTCGCTGCTGGTATTGCTCAGGCGGATGCTGCTGTCGCCGGAAATGAATTTCCACTCCCAGGAGACGTTGGCCTGATCGCTGCTGGCGGTCACCGGATAGCTCCAGTTTGTGCTGGTGGCAACGGTATTGATGGTGGCGCGATCGACGCTGATAACCGGCGCTTCATCGGAGATGACTTCGCCGTCCAGCTCAAGGATCTTCTCGACCGCTCTGCCCATATCCGGTTGGGTACCGATAAGCGTGGAGGTATTACCCGCAAGCGGAGTGCCCGTGTCATGAATGATGTCTCGCATCTGGCGTGGGGTAACGGTTTTGCCGTGCGCTTTGGCGATACTGGAGAGGCTGGCAACGGCCCCGGCGATAATCGGGTTAGCCGACGAGGTACCGTTGAACTGCCAGGTATAGGTTTCGTTGGCATTCGGTCTGGCGAGATCACCATAGCCGGTACTGGTGACATATAAACCCCAGCTTGCGCTGGTGACACGGCTGCCGTAGTTACTGAAGCTGGCGCGCATGCTGTCTACCGGGTTGATTGCGCCCGCAAGAATGGCGCCGGAATCGCGTTTTTTGAGATCGAAAAGGCCGCCGAAGGCGCTGTTATCGAGGTCAATATTGCCATTGGCAGCGGCTTCAATCACGTGTACGCCTTTGTCGGTCAGCGCTTTCAGCACATCAAAGTACGCCTGCTGGCTTTCGAGCGGCAGAGCGCACACGTCGGCACAGCCAACCTGCTGACCACCGGCAATCTCAAAACCAATCTGCACCACGTCCCCGGCTTGCAGACGCGGAATGGCGTTATAGAGTTGATCGCTGCCCGCTGCGGCGTACGCCATGCGCGTATTCCAGGCCAGGCCCTTCACGCCCGCACCGATATCCGTCGCTGCCATGATGCCCACCGATGCGGTGTCATGGTCCGTCATCGCCTGGTTGTTATTCGGTGTACCCAGAATAAAGGCCGCTTTGGGCAGGTTAATATGGTTCTGGTTCCACATGCCCAGCTCATGGGACAAGATCGTGACGTTGGCACCCTCATGACCTTCAAACTGATTTACGCTGTCGCGGTTCACGCCGCCGAGGCTGTAGGAGGGGGAAGAGTCATGTGGTCCTTTGGTGTAATACTGCAACGAGCGATAATCGATAACTTTCAGTTGCTTCGCGGCGCGCCCTGTCTTTACCGCATCTTCGTGCGGTATCAGTTCCGCTTCCGGATAAACCACTTCAACGTTGGCATTTTGTTTTAGCTCTTCGACGATGCCGTTGATATACGCGATATCACGTTTGCGTTCGTCCGGAATGGCAATGCGCAGGTAGCGGTCAAAACCGTACTTCGCATCCAGCGCCTGCAACTCACTTATTTCTGTCCCGCGTGCGGTGGCGTGCTTAAATGCCGCGTTAACGCTAAGAGACGAATCGCCGAGCGCTAACAGCGCGGGCAGTTGCTGACGAGTGAGGCCGGAGGCGGCCTTCATTTTGACCATAATGGCCGGGTAAGTATTGCCTTTCCAAGCGATCTGAATAACCGGAATATTTTCCGCCAGCGCAGAGAAAGAGGGGAGTACTGCGCAGATCAGTAACGCCAATGATTTAATTTTCATTGCTCAAATTGTCCATAAATTATGTTT
Above is a genomic segment from Kosakonia radicincitans DSM 16656 containing:
- the flhD gene encoding flagellar transcriptional regulator FlhD, whose translation is MHEQNMNEQMQSIEDLNLSYLLLAQRLIREDNIAAGFHLGLNETTMETIKGLSLPQLIKLSSTGQLISRLRIDDEALIACLTKESRIDALQRFHTGIILSSNLLSEDNESKAA
- the flhC gene encoding flagellar transcriptional regulator FlhC, with translation MCDKSIMSEIRDAQIAIELITFGARMQVLESETGLSRRKLLKLYKELKGCSPSKGILPFSADWYMAWEQNIHSSIFYNIYCFIKKSVSGRPVELMLKAYRIYLAQGLADAEEKPVLDLTRAWTLLRFIDNGMIKQTECSECKGKFITTPEHMFNGFTCSLCVPPSRAMKKSDRLNQSASA
- a CDS encoding PKD domain-containing protein, which translates into the protein MKIKSLALLICAVLPSFSALAENIPVIQIAWKGNTYPAIMVKMKAASGLTRQQLPALLALGDSSLSVNAAFKHATARGTEISELQALDAKYGFDRYLRIAIPDERKRDIAYINGIVEELKQNANVEVVYPEAELIPHEDAVKTGRAAKQLKVIDYRSLQYYTKGPHDSSPSYSLGGVNRDSVNQFEGHEGANVTILSHELGMWNQNHINLPKAAFILGTPNNNQAMTDHDTASVGIMAATDIGAGVKGLAWNTRMAYAAAGSDQLYNAIPRLQAGDVVQIGFEIAGGQQVGCADVCALPLESQQAYFDVLKALTDKGVHVIEAAANGNIDLDNSAFGGLFDLKKRDSGAILAGAINPVDSMRASFSNYGSRVTSASWGLYVTSTGYGDLARPNANETYTWQFNGTSSANPIIAGAVASLSSIAKAHGKTVTPRQMRDIIHDTGTPLAGNTSTLIGTQPDMGRAVEKILELDGEVISDEAPVISVDRATINTVATSTNWSYPVTASSDQANVSWEWKFISGDSSIRLSNTSSDSTSIIVPGNVGDTQARFQVTATNGSGKSSTTDVTIVVTQPTVVIVGVDSMDTNSPARMFAQANFEQASYAWQLLKNGQPVTGGIDQNGQIKAGLPAGNYMAEVTATNTAQGTRTATTRHSINVTGEAVQNNDAAFIQALQMAISATDNERSVTFNGNVTSTQAATSTPSYHWALPAGAQGSTDGLPSQRFTITKTSQPQTLTVNVTVNAGTESRVLAQTLTVPALTSNDGENDKAPVLNVDRRIINTVASNMAWSYPVVASSDQTNVAWEWKFISGNSNIRLGGSTSDRTIISVPANAGDTQARFQVTATNSNGKATSTEVVIVVAKPAVVIAGVKSMDTASPAKLYTQANFEQAGYAWRLLKGGQVVSNGIDQSGQIQSGLTAGDYVAEVTATNTAQGTRTATATHTIKVIGETVQNNDAAFINALQMAFSTTDNGDSVTFNGNVTSAQAATSAPTYNWSLPAGAQGGSNGLASQRFTVAKTSQPQTLAVNVTVKAGTQSRVLTKTITVPAKEVTNTDAAFINALQMTLSSTDNDDSVTFSGNVTSAQAATSAPTYNWSLPAGAQGGSNGLASQRFTVAKTSQPQTLAVNVTVKAGTQSRVLTKTITVPAKEVPNTDAAFINALQMTLSSTDNGDSVTFNGFVTSAQAATSAPTYNWSLPAGAQGGSNGLASQRFTVAKTSQPQTLAVNVTVKAGTQSRVLTKTITVAAQASNDDGGYPQWAFGTAYKAGDVVTHKGKNFECVVAGWCSQAGEFSQLHYEPGVGLNWGMAWKLSN